Within the Paenarthrobacter nicotinovorans genome, the region TATGCCGGGTGAAGCCCTCAAATCATGCCGCGAGATCGTGTTGAATTGACTGCTGGACGTGGCCGTTTGGGGCCTGTGATTTCCTTGGATTGTCCAACGTCTGGAAAGATGTAGGCGATGCCGGTTCTCCGGCTCGATGGCCGCCCTGAGGGGCTTGTTGTTGGGGAAGCAATTGCCGCGAAAACTGTTTTGTGAAATATCGCCTTTGACGTACCGTCTTTCCGTTCACCGCATGATCTTGTGTCGCCGCCTGAAGGACTTCTTTGCGGCCACAGCCTTTGCCCGGCAGCGGCCGGCTGAAGTGCTTCCGGTGGTGGTGTATCGCCACAACTCCTTGATCCGGCGGAAGCTCGGCAACGTGGACCTGCATTTGCAGGAGAACAAGGCCGTCAGTTTGGGAATCGCGGCTCCTTTGGTGAACTCGGTCGTGCTCCAGCCTGGGGAAACTTTCTCTTTTTGGAAGCTTGTGGGCAGTTGCACGAAGGCCAAGGGCTACCGGGAAGGCCTGGTCATCAATCACGGCCGGCCCGACTCGGGAATCGGGGGAGGGCTGTGCCAATTCACGAACCTCCTGCATTGGATGGTCCTGCACAGCGAGTTGACGGTCGTTGAACACCACCACCACGGAGATCTTGACCTGTTCCCTGATTTCAACCGCCAGATACCGTTCGGTTCGGGAACCTCGATCATCTATAACTACCTGGACTACAGGGTGCGGAATGACACCGACCAGGCGTACCAGTTCCTCGTCAGTACAACTGACGAACACCTTTGCGGTGAACTTCGCGCCGAGC harbors:
- a CDS encoding VanW family protein, with protein sequence MPRKLFCEISPLTYRLSVHRMILCRRLKDFFAATAFARQRPAEVLPVVVYRHNSLIRRKLGNVDLHLQENKAVSLGIAAPLVNSVVLQPGETFSFWKLVGSCTKAKGYREGLVINHGRPDSGIGGGLCQFTNLLHWMVLHSELTVVEHHHHGDLDLFPDFNRQIPFGSGTSIIYNYLDYRVRNDTDQAYQFLVSTTDEHLCGELRAERAQDVKFHIREEDAYFHESGGNVYRHNKVVRLTRDKRTGLVTSTEQIIENNALVAYDRALINAPILQAPPSSQTDRTREPVSAQVGS